Proteins encoded together in one Deinococcus hopiensis KR-140 window:
- a CDS encoding DUF4385 domain-containing protein, which yields MPKFDYSLDYRALSLRAHPELYRVGVGEQGVLLVQPYKAEILPHWRFATPDAARASSEKIYAMFLDYLKVGDFVGADMARKFLQMGFTRSRRYANHKGGKKYAGPVPGNKKGQSGAHGRAELPRSPEDPVKAESARIFKAKWDEAEANPEYARLKKEHKARYG from the coding sequence ATGCCCAAGTTCGACTATTCCCTCGACTACCGCGCCCTGAGCCTGCGCGCCCATCCCGAGCTGTACCGGGTGGGTGTGGGGGAACAGGGCGTGCTGCTGGTGCAGCCGTATAAGGCCGAGATTTTGCCCCACTGGCGCTTCGCCACGCCCGACGCGGCGCGCGCGAGCAGCGAGAAGATCTACGCGATGTTTCTGGACTATCTGAAGGTTGGAGACTTCGTGGGAGCGGACATGGCCCGCAAGTTCTTGCAGATGGGCTTTACCCGCTCACGCCGCTACGCCAACCACAAGGGCGGCAAGAAGTACGCCGGACCCGTGCCCGGGAACAAGAAGGGCCAGAGCGGCGCCCACGGACGAGCCGAACTGCCCCGCAGCCCTGAGGACCCGGTGAAGGCCGAGTCAGCGCGTATCTTCAAGGCGAAGTGGGACGAGGCCGAGGCCAACCCCGAGTACGCGCGGCTGAAAAAGGAGCACAAGGCGCGGTACGGGTAG
- a CDS encoding Dps family protein → MQDGATQQEDSQNTVPETGAPGVQPGGEAKADAAHLHTVNNRLVDHGYLSEDEFATVSETLQRNLATTISLYLKFKKYHWDIRGRFFRDLHLAYDEFIEEIFPAIDEQAERLVALGGSPIAAPSDLERFSIIRVPTETVRDARTQVADLVTDLTRIGKGYRDDSQTVDEANDPATADLYNGYAAIIDKIRWMLQAMLDDDRMEGDRR, encoded by the coding sequence CTGCAGGACGGGGCCACCCAGCAGGAGGACAGCCAGAACACTGTCCCCGAAACGGGCGCGCCCGGCGTGCAGCCCGGAGGCGAGGCCAAGGCCGACGCCGCGCACCTGCATACCGTGAACAACCGCCTGGTGGACCACGGCTACCTCTCCGAAGACGAGTTCGCCACCGTAAGCGAGACGCTGCAGCGCAACCTCGCCACCACCATCAGCCTGTACCTCAAGTTTAAGAAGTACCACTGGGACATCCGGGGCCGCTTCTTCCGCGATCTACACCTCGCCTACGACGAATTTATCGAGGAAATCTTCCCAGCCATCGACGAGCAGGCAGAGCGCCTCGTCGCCCTGGGCGGCAGCCCCATCGCCGCGCCGAGCGACCTGGAGCGCTTCAGCATCATCCGCGTGCCCACAGAAACCGTGCGCGACGCCCGTACCCAGGTGGCCGATCTGGTGACGGACCTGACCCGCATCGGCAAGGGCTACCGCGACGACTCGCAGACAGTGGACGAGGCCAATGATCCGGCCACGGCAGACCTGTACAACGGCTACGCAGCCATCATCGACAAGATCCGCTGGATGCTCCAGGCCATGCTCGACGACGACCGGATGGAGGGGGACCGGCGCTAA
- a CDS encoding D-arabinono-1,4-lactone oxidase: MDATTLQTNWAGNLTYRASAWRRPGSVAEVQDLVACSERIGVIGTRHSFNGLADTGGVMLSLERLGGMVLDGQAGTVTVEAGVRYGELGEFLHRQGHALHNLASLPHISVVGACMTATHGSGDRLPCLAAAVTALDLVTAGGELLTLSREEHGEAFAGMVVSLGALGVVTRMTLALEETYHVRQEVYEHLPFPTAEVHLAALFAAAESVSLFTDWQEPRFHQVWLKRRVAAGSTAPLPTTHFGATAALADCHPLPGLPAAHCTPQQGVPGPWHERLPHFRLDHTPSQGEELQSEYFVPRAQAAAALRAVLALGNQFASLLLVSEVRTVAADDLWLSPAYRRDSLALHFTWRRDERAVRAVLPALEEALAPFGARPHWGKVFTLSPAHLTALYERLPDFRQLLERHDPGGKFRNPFLNRYIFGEAGVGPV; encoded by the coding sequence ATGGACGCGACGACACTTCAAACCAACTGGGCGGGCAACCTCACGTACCGGGCCTCGGCGTGGCGCCGCCCCGGCAGCGTGGCGGAGGTGCAGGATCTCGTGGCCTGTTCGGAGCGCATCGGGGTTATTGGCACGCGCCACTCGTTCAACGGCCTGGCCGACACGGGCGGCGTGATGCTCTCGCTGGAGCGGCTGGGGGGCATGGTCCTGGACGGGCAGGCGGGCACAGTCACGGTGGAGGCGGGAGTACGTTATGGGGAACTGGGTGAGTTTCTGCACCGGCAGGGCCACGCGCTGCACAATCTGGCCTCCCTGCCGCACATCTCGGTGGTGGGGGCGTGTATGACGGCCACCCACGGCTCAGGAGACCGGCTGCCCTGCCTCGCGGCAGCGGTGACGGCGCTGGACCTCGTGACCGCGGGCGGGGAACTCCTCACGCTCTCCCGGGAAGAGCACGGCGAAGCCTTTGCCGGCATGGTGGTGTCGCTGGGCGCTCTGGGCGTCGTGACCCGCATGACCCTGGCCCTGGAAGAGACCTACCACGTGCGGCAGGAGGTGTACGAGCACCTGCCATTTCCCACCGCCGAGGTCCACCTGGCGGCCCTATTCGCAGCTGCCGAGAGCGTAAGCCTGTTCACCGACTGGCAGGAGCCCCGCTTTCATCAGGTCTGGCTCAAGCGCCGGGTGGCGGCCGGGAGCACGGCGCCGTTGCCCACCACCCACTTTGGGGCCACCGCCGCTCTGGCGGATTGCCACCCATTGCCAGGATTGCCCGCTGCGCACTGCACGCCGCAGCAGGGGGTGCCCGGACCCTGGCACGAGCGCCTGCCGCATTTCCGTCTGGACCACACCCCCAGTCAGGGCGAGGAATTGCAGAGCGAGTACTTCGTGCCCCGCGCCCAAGCGGCGGCGGCCCTGCGCGCCGTTCTGGCCCTGGGAAACCAGTTCGCGTCCCTGCTGCTGGTCTCGGAGGTCCGGACCGTCGCCGCCGATGATCTGTGGCTGAGTCCGGCCTACCGCCGGGACAGCCTCGCCCTGCACTTCACCTGGCGGCGCGACGAGCGGGCGGTGCGGGCGGTGCTGCCCGCACTGGAAGAAGCGCTGGCCCCCTTCGGCGCCCGGCCCCACTGGGGCAAGGTGTTTACCCTGTCCCCCGCCCACCTCACAGCCCTGTATGAGCGGCTGCCCGACTTCCGGCAGCTGCTCGAACGCCACGATCCTGGCGGCAAGTTCCGCAATCCCTTTTTGAACCGGTACATCTTTGGGGAAGCGGGCGTGGGCCCAGTCTGA